Proteins encoded within one genomic window of Microbacterium sp. zg-B185:
- a CDS encoding ferritin-like domain-containing protein, with protein sequence MVKWFWQQRPQGRKLQLRSRGDASDAQRVDFEALAPDIDTFLGQAAYLQLGFFETLSELIASTPELAQKESLSRAAGAALRKHEELVALIRERGDDPTSLMLPFREPLDAFRRATHGVRSQETMLSVHITAGMLDDFYLALASSYGDTGRRVERILRADDDREAIVDIIGATIASDPEWRSLLAMWGRRLVGDTLLIARAALRPSTLQVADERKVEPVFTELMGAHSKRMDAMGLAA encoded by the coding sequence GTGGTGAAGTGGTTCTGGCAGCAGCGCCCGCAGGGACGAAAGCTCCAGCTGCGTTCGCGCGGTGACGCGAGCGATGCTCAACGCGTCGACTTCGAGGCGCTCGCGCCCGACATCGACACGTTCCTCGGCCAGGCCGCGTATCTGCAGCTGGGCTTCTTCGAAACCCTGTCGGAGCTGATCGCCTCCACCCCCGAGCTGGCGCAGAAGGAGTCGCTCTCCCGCGCCGCCGGTGCCGCGCTGCGCAAGCACGAGGAGCTGGTCGCGCTGATCCGCGAGCGCGGGGACGACCCCACCAGCCTGATGCTGCCGTTCCGCGAGCCGCTGGACGCCTTCCGCCGCGCGACGCACGGCGTGAGGTCGCAGGAGACCATGCTCTCGGTGCACATCACCGCGGGGATGCTGGACGACTTCTACCTCGCGCTCGCCTCCAGCTACGGCGATACCGGACGTCGCGTGGAGCGGATCCTCCGGGCCGATGACGACCGGGAGGCGATCGTGGACATCATCGGCGCGACGATCGCGAGCGACCCCGAGTGGAGGTCGCTGCTGGCGATGTGGGGGCGTCGACTGGTCGGCGACACCTTGCTCATCGCGCGCGCGGCCCTGCGGCCGAGCACGCTGCAGGTCGCAGACGAGCGCAAGGTCGAGCCGGTGTTCACCGAGCTGATGGGCGCGCACTCCAAGCGCATGGACGCCATGGGGCTGGCGGCCTAG
- a CDS encoding UrvD/REP family ATP-dependent DNA helicase: MDSADGSGVAPVLDGHQSAVIALPAAASGVVVGAPGSGKTTALVARVAALVAAGADPDALVVLTPSRQTATALRDRLALAVGRATSGPIARSVASFAYQLVRASAVAAGEEPPQLLTGGDEDQLIQDLLEGDAEDERAGVGRWPDWLGREVRSTKGFRTEVRTFLAECTTLGIEPDRLHALGQTHSIPAWQAMASFFAEYLQVRADMRGAHRDAAGLVREAVGVLRTGAPGAEVIERLAMILVDDAQELTLGGVELLEACRQRGIAVLAFGDPDVGSGAFRGATPENFARLARSLGSVSVLAAAHRGTGWQNEIVRQVTQRIGAVGLVAHRVRPSAEGDAVVSDGSVRALTLRSPAEEFDAIARLLRERHVHDGIRWSSCAVIAHDTRQVAALEAELAAREVPTRSSGPGRPLGTLPPVRDLLRLIELAARDEWTFEDAAEALLSTGGRLDAIELRRLRSALRHGELAAGGERSGRELIVSAMLQPLELDLIDTREARRAAVVARTLGVLRDELARGATAHELLWTAWERSGLQRAWSESARGHGPLADQANRDLDAVVALFQAAKRFVERSLDADPRVFVRGILDSDVAEDRLDAPAGGEAVRILTPAGALGTEFDTVVVAGVQDGVWPNTRLRGSLLDTWRLADAATRADAGAASTLDRRRAAMHDELRLLARALSRATDRVIVTAVDDDDTGPSVFFEFLPDPERHAVEHPLSLRGLVAQHRRALTDPSSRARGGERAARAAQQLALLADALVPGSVPGEWFGVAPPTSTGPLRDLSREDVRVSPSRLHTLEECELNWVIGDLGGDPGGATAGLGTIIHAALEHSAGSDEASLWAEVESRWGELSFEAEWRDRAERTRARDLVRRLHLYLRRFEDAGGALIGAEPHFEVAIPLDDADAFEHGAILSGYIDRVELTPEGTVVIMDLKTGKREPQTDPKVVDNPQLGAYQLAFESGAIPAAAGLPAGGAKLLVLRPTASRADYATPWQPPFDDERRELFLDRVRSAVAVMRGTTFAAPYEDHCRDEFSYGLCRIHTIGAVSAS, encoded by the coding sequence ATGGACTCCGCGGACGGCTCGGGCGTGGCACCCGTGCTCGACGGGCACCAGAGCGCCGTCATCGCGCTGCCGGCCGCGGCATCCGGCGTCGTCGTCGGCGCGCCGGGAAGCGGCAAGACCACCGCGCTGGTGGCACGTGTCGCGGCACTGGTCGCAGCCGGCGCGGACCCGGACGCGCTGGTCGTGCTCACCCCCTCCCGGCAGACGGCCACCGCCCTGCGTGATCGGCTCGCCCTCGCAGTGGGTCGTGCGACATCGGGTCCGATCGCGCGCTCCGTCGCCTCCTTCGCCTACCAGCTCGTGCGTGCGAGCGCAGTCGCGGCGGGTGAGGAGCCCCCGCAGCTGCTCACCGGCGGGGACGAGGACCAGCTGATCCAGGACCTGCTGGAGGGCGATGCGGAGGACGAGCGGGCCGGCGTCGGCCGCTGGCCGGACTGGCTGGGGCGCGAGGTCCGGTCCACCAAGGGTTTCCGCACCGAGGTGCGCACTTTCCTCGCCGAATGCACGACGCTCGGCATCGAGCCCGACCGGCTGCACGCGCTGGGGCAGACCCACTCGATCCCGGCGTGGCAGGCGATGGCATCCTTTTTCGCCGAGTACCTGCAGGTGCGCGCAGACATGCGCGGCGCGCACCGGGATGCAGCCGGGCTCGTGCGTGAGGCGGTGGGAGTGCTGCGCACCGGCGCGCCCGGCGCGGAGGTCATCGAACGCCTCGCAATGATCCTCGTCGACGACGCGCAGGAGCTGACGCTGGGCGGTGTCGAGCTGCTCGAGGCATGCCGGCAGCGCGGGATCGCGGTGCTGGCGTTCGGCGACCCGGATGTCGGCTCCGGAGCGTTCCGCGGCGCCACCCCGGAGAACTTCGCGCGCCTGGCGCGCAGTCTCGGCAGCGTCTCGGTGCTGGCTGCCGCGCACCGGGGGACCGGCTGGCAGAACGAGATCGTCCGCCAGGTGACGCAGCGCATCGGGGCGGTCGGTCTGGTCGCGCACCGCGTACGACCCTCCGCCGAGGGGGACGCCGTCGTCTCGGACGGCTCGGTGCGGGCTCTGACGCTGCGCTCGCCCGCCGAGGAGTTCGATGCGATCGCGCGGCTGCTGCGCGAGCGGCACGTCCATGACGGCATCCGGTGGTCCTCCTGCGCCGTGATCGCGCACGACACGAGGCAGGTCGCCGCCCTCGAGGCAGAGCTTGCGGCGCGGGAGGTGCCGACCCGCTCGAGCGGTCCAGGGCGCCCGCTCGGAACCCTGCCACCGGTGCGTGACCTGCTCCGGCTGATCGAACTCGCCGCCCGGGACGAGTGGACGTTCGAGGATGCCGCGGAGGCGCTGCTGAGCACGGGCGGCCGGCTGGACGCCATCGAACTGCGGCGGCTGCGATCGGCGCTGCGCCACGGCGAGCTCGCAGCCGGCGGCGAACGGTCCGGCCGCGAGCTGATCGTGTCGGCGATGCTGCAGCCGCTGGAGTTGGACCTGATCGACACCCGAGAGGCGCGACGGGCAGCCGTCGTGGCGCGGACGCTGGGAGTGCTTCGAGACGAACTGGCTCGCGGCGCCACCGCCCATGAGCTGCTGTGGACCGCGTGGGAGCGCAGCGGCCTGCAGCGCGCGTGGTCCGAGTCGGCCCGCGGGCACGGTCCGCTGGCGGATCAGGCCAACCGGGATCTGGATGCCGTGGTGGCACTGTTCCAGGCGGCGAAGCGCTTCGTCGAACGATCCCTGGACGCCGACCCGCGGGTGTTCGTCCGCGGCATCCTGGACAGCGACGTCGCCGAAGACCGTCTGGATGCTCCGGCCGGCGGCGAGGCGGTGCGCATCCTCACCCCTGCCGGGGCGCTGGGCACCGAGTTCGACACCGTCGTGGTGGCAGGCGTACAGGACGGCGTCTGGCCGAACACGCGGCTGCGCGGATCGTTGCTGGACACCTGGCGGTTGGCGGATGCCGCGACCAGGGCCGACGCGGGGGCCGCCTCCACCCTCGACCGACGACGCGCTGCGATGCACGACGAGCTGCGGCTGCTGGCCCGCGCTCTCTCGCGGGCCACCGATCGGGTGATCGTGACCGCGGTCGATGACGATGACACCGGTCCCAGTGTGTTCTTCGAGTTCCTGCCCGACCCGGAACGGCACGCCGTCGAGCATCCGCTGTCGCTGCGCGGCCTGGTCGCGCAGCACCGGCGTGCCCTGACCGACCCGTCCTCGCGGGCGAGGGGCGGCGAGCGCGCCGCGCGCGCAGCACAGCAGCTCGCTCTGCTGGCCGACGCGCTGGTCCCCGGCTCCGTACCGGGCGAGTGGTTCGGCGTCGCACCGCCCACCTCGACCGGCCCGCTGCGGGATCTGTCCCGCGAGGACGTGCGGGTCTCGCCGTCGCGGCTGCACACGCTCGAGGAATGCGAGCTGAACTGGGTGATCGGAGACCTGGGCGGCGACCCGGGCGGCGCGACCGCCGGGCTGGGCACCATCATCCACGCGGCGCTGGAGCACTCGGCGGGCTCGGACGAGGCCAGTCTGTGGGCCGAGGTCGAATCGCGCTGGGGCGAGCTGAGCTTCGAGGCGGAATGGCGCGACCGCGCGGAGCGAACCCGCGCGCGCGATCTGGTGCGACGGCTGCACCTGTATCTGCGACGGTTCGAGGACGCCGGCGGTGCGCTGATCGGCGCCGAACCGCACTTCGAGGTCGCGATCCCGCTGGATGACGCCGACGCGTTCGAGCACGGTGCGATCCTCTCCGGCTACATCGACCGGGTCGAGCTCACCCCGGAGGGAACGGTCGTGATCATGGATCTGAAGACCGGCAAGCGAGAACCGCAGACCGATCCCAAGGTCGTGGACAACCCGCAGCTGGGCGCGTACCAGCTTGCTTTCGAGTCCGGGGCCATCCCTGCCGCCGCCGGTCTGCCGGCCGGGGGAGCCAAGCTGCTTGTGCTGCGGCCGACGGCGTCGCGAGCGGACTACGCCACCCCGTGGCAGCCGCCGTTCGACGACGAACGCCGCGAGCTGTTCCTGGACCGGGTCCGGTCGGCGGTGGCGGTGATGCGGGGCACCACGTTCGCGGCACCGTACGAAGACCACTGCCGCGACGAGTTCTCGTACGGACTGTGCCGGATCCACACGATCGGCGCGGTGAGCGCATCGTGA
- a CDS encoding SHOCT domain-containing protein translates to MRYLDAVEYQGFWGSFWDLIWWFLMAFVFVSYLFALFAVIADLFRDHKLSGWAKALWFIFLIVFPILSVLIYLIVRGRGMAQRSAAEAKELRSAQDEYIRSVAGASPSEEIAKAKTLLDSGVITQDEFDHIKSRALS, encoded by the coding sequence ATGAGATACCTCGACGCGGTGGAGTATCAGGGATTCTGGGGGTCGTTCTGGGACCTCATCTGGTGGTTCCTGATGGCCTTTGTCTTCGTGTCCTACCTCTTCGCGCTGTTCGCCGTGATCGCGGACCTGTTCCGCGACCACAAGCTCAGTGGGTGGGCCAAGGCCCTGTGGTTCATCTTCCTGATCGTCTTCCCCATCCTCTCCGTGCTGATCTACCTGATCGTCCGCGGCAGAGGCATGGCCCAGCGCAGCGCCGCCGAGGCGAAGGAGCTGCGCTCCGCGCAGGACGAGTACATCCGGTCGGTGGCGGGTGCCAGCCCGTCGGAGGAGATCGCCAAGGCCAAGACGCTGCTGGATTCCGGCGTGATCACCCAGGACGAATTCGACCACATCAAATCCCGTGCGCTGAGCTGA
- a CDS encoding PHP domain-containing protein translates to MPDTRRFRGPSDLHLHSVHSDGTESAAQVMAAAHRHGLRTAALTDHDTTSGWAEAAEATASLGMTFIPGMELSARYQWRSVHVLAYLVDPDDPSLREMTDRIRRSRLERARTMADRIGRDFDLHWGDILAQTSDGATVGRPHIADALVAKGHVRDRTEAFSRILSPSGDYYVALYAPDPVLAVELVVGAGGVPIIAHPAGRAGLLPMPLLERMLDAGLAGFELGHRENLEAGIRTLRRICQKLDLIVTGSSDYHGLGKPNQPGENTTSDDMVARIIERGTGTDPVYP, encoded by the coding sequence ATGCCGGACACACGTCGTTTCAGGGGGCCGAGCGACCTGCACCTGCATTCGGTGCACTCCGACGGCACCGAATCCGCCGCGCAGGTGATGGCAGCCGCGCACCGGCACGGCCTGCGCACGGCCGCGCTCACGGATCACGACACCACCTCGGGCTGGGCCGAGGCGGCCGAGGCCACGGCATCCCTGGGAATGACGTTCATCCCGGGGATGGAGCTGTCCGCGAGATATCAGTGGCGCAGTGTGCACGTGCTGGCATACCTGGTCGATCCCGACGACCCGAGCCTGCGGGAGATGACCGACCGGATCCGGCGATCGCGGCTGGAGCGGGCGCGGACGATGGCCGACCGGATCGGACGCGACTTCGATCTGCACTGGGGCGACATCCTCGCGCAGACCTCGGACGGTGCCACCGTCGGGCGACCGCACATCGCCGACGCCCTGGTCGCGAAGGGTCACGTGCGCGACCGCACCGAGGCGTTCTCCCGGATCCTGAGCCCTTCCGGCGACTACTACGTCGCGCTGTACGCGCCGGATCCGGTGCTGGCCGTGGAACTGGTCGTCGGCGCGGGCGGGGTGCCGATCATCGCGCACCCCGCCGGCCGGGCGGGGCTGCTGCCCATGCCCCTGCTGGAGCGGATGCTGGATGCCGGGCTGGCGGGATTCGAGCTGGGGCACCGCGAGAACCTCGAGGCCGGCATCCGCACCCTGCGTCGCATCTGCCAGAAGCTCGACCTGATCGTGACCGGCTCGAGCGACTACCACGGACTCGGCAAGCCGAACCAGCCCGGCGAGAACACGACCAGCGACGACATGGTGGCACGCATCATCGAGCGGGGCACGGGAACCGACCCGGTCTACCCCTGA
- a CDS encoding DUF3107 domain-containing protein, producing the protein MEIRIGITNTGRELNFETNEPVADVKQSVTSALDAGATHVSFTDAKGTSYIVPTASLAYIEFGTEESRRVGFVA; encoded by the coding sequence GTGGAGATCCGCATCGGCATCACGAACACCGGCCGTGAGCTCAACTTCGAGACCAACGAGCCCGTGGCGGACGTGAAGCAGTCCGTCACCAGCGCACTGGACGCGGGCGCGACCCACGTGAGCTTCACGGATGCGAAGGGCACCAGCTACATCGTCCCGACGGCGAGCCTGGCGTACATCGAGTTCGGTACCGAAGAGTCCCGTCGCGTGGGCTTCGTCGCCTGA
- a CDS encoding DEAD/DEAH box helicase, producing the protein MTTFAELGVDQDIVDTLAARGIVDAFPIQEQTIPLGLPGQDIIGQAKTGTGKTFGFGIPVVQRLGLNPEHGVKALIVVPTRELCVQVYEDIDMLTTGRSTSVVAIYGGKAYEGQIEQLRAGAQIVVGTPGRLIDLNNQRLLDLSHATEVVLDEADKMLDLGFLPDIEKIFQKVPAIRHTQLFSATMPGPIVALARRFMTNPIHIRATDPDEGLTQANINHLVYRAHSMDKDEVIARILQAEGRGKTVVFTRTKRAAQRLSDELGDRGFNTASVHGDMSQEARERSMAAFKAGKKDVLIATDVAARGIDVDDVTHVINHTIPDDEKTYLHRAGRTGRAGKTGIAVTFVDWDDLHKWALINRALEFGQPEPIETYSSSPHLYADLNIPAGTKGRLTTAPRTQTIKTQDAAPARSAERDGSPRRRRRRADEPGGNGTEAAAQRTAAPEVPADHGSQDAAEGAGTHDGGGKEHHDGNAAPRRRRRRRGSRGGAPVAGA; encoded by the coding sequence GTGACGACCTTCGCCGAACTCGGCGTCGACCAGGACATCGTAGACACGCTCGCCGCCCGCGGCATCGTCGATGCCTTCCCCATTCAGGAGCAGACCATCCCCCTCGGCCTGCCCGGCCAGGACATCATCGGCCAGGCCAAGACCGGCACCGGCAAGACCTTCGGCTTCGGCATCCCCGTGGTCCAGCGACTGGGGCTGAACCCCGAGCACGGCGTCAAGGCGCTGATCGTGGTCCCCACGCGCGAACTGTGCGTGCAGGTCTACGAAGACATCGACATGCTCACCACCGGCCGCTCGACCAGCGTCGTGGCCATCTACGGCGGCAAGGCCTACGAGGGGCAGATCGAGCAGCTGCGTGCCGGCGCGCAGATCGTGGTCGGTACCCCCGGACGCCTGATCGACCTGAACAATCAGCGCCTGCTGGATCTGTCGCATGCCACCGAGGTCGTCCTGGACGAGGCCGACAAGATGCTCGACCTGGGCTTCCTGCCCGACATCGAGAAGATCTTCCAGAAGGTGCCCGCCATCCGGCACACGCAGCTGTTCTCGGCGACGATGCCCGGACCGATCGTCGCTCTGGCCCGCCGGTTCATGACGAACCCGATCCACATCCGCGCCACCGACCCCGATGAGGGGCTCACCCAGGCCAACATCAACCACCTCGTCTACCGCGCACACTCGATGGACAAGGACGAGGTCATCGCCCGCATCCTCCAGGCCGAAGGCCGTGGCAAGACCGTCGTGTTCACGCGCACCAAGCGCGCCGCTCAGCGGCTCTCCGACGAGCTCGGCGATCGCGGCTTCAACACGGCGTCGGTTCACGGCGACATGAGCCAGGAAGCGCGCGAGCGGTCCATGGCCGCGTTCAAGGCCGGCAAGAAGGACGTGCTGATCGCCACCGACGTCGCCGCGCGCGGCATCGACGTCGATGACGTCACCCACGTCATCAACCACACCATTCCGGATGACGAGAAGACCTACCTGCACCGCGCCGGTCGCACCGGCCGCGCCGGGAAGACCGGCATCGCGGTCACGTTCGTGGACTGGGACGACCTGCACAAGTGGGCGCTGATCAACCGGGCGCTCGAGTTCGGTCAGCCCGAACCCATCGAGACGTACTCCTCCAGCCCGCACCTGTACGCCGACCTCAACATCCCGGCCGGCACGAAGGGACGCCTGACCACGGCCCCGAGGACGCAGACGATCAAGACGCAGGATGCCGCGCCGGCCCGGTCCGCGGAGCGCGACGGCTCCCCGCGCCGCCGCCGTCGCCGCGCCGACGAGCCCGGCGGAAACGGCACCGAGGCCGCGGCGCAGCGGACGGCCGCTCCCGAGGTTCCCGCCGACCACGGCTCGCAGGATGCCGCGGAAGGCGCCGGGACCCATGACGGCGGCGGCAAGGAGCACCACGACGGCAACGCGGCGCCGCGCCGTCGGCGCCGTCGTCGCGGATCCCGGGGCGGCGCACCCGTCGCCGGCGCGTGA
- a CDS encoding ATP-dependent DNA helicase: protein MTASLSVATLSAEVIAAALGQFPPTGEQTEVIEAPLEPALVVAGAGSGKTETMAARVVWLVANRIVRRDEVLGLTFTRKAAGELAERIQRRLQRLAEFERRGLLAALPVLHAEGRLDVFGELERGGGDGVKASSARAAAMDALAAEVGAVGEAPDDDALLHRPTVATYNSFADQIVREHAVRIGRDPEAVILSESAAWLLMRRVVFGSDDPRLETRGEAVRSIVDAALRIARDGVDNLVSFEELAAFPERFDDVLERPSVRKGTVVYSDVADAAEKVGALGLLADLARAYAAEKRRIGVLDFSDQVAGALEVVRTHPVVAEELQERFRVVLLDEYQDTSVVQTDLLAELFAGTAVMAVGDPNQAIYGWRGASAGNLGGFAGSFSPGRECAQFSLLTSWRNSAGVLSAANAVLAPLATRAAVVVEELRARPGAPAGAVDLVFEADLDTEADRVAAWFARVRDERAAAGRSSTGAVLFRSKKHMVRFGDALGRRGIPHRILGLGGLLSTPEVVDVVCALRVLSDPAAGSALIRLLAGPRWAIGLPDLRELAALARRIARHDAALQPLAPEVVERIRGSAGDDEGSLVDALDFVLRHRADHGWLSAFTPEARERLREAGAVFAGLRRAVGMPMPDLVRLIELELRLDVELAANESRGPARIASAQLRAFVDELHAFLAADESGSISSLLAWLDHAEQLDEFAPRTEPPEDDVVQLLTIHGSKGLEWDAVAVVRLVKDELPSAPRDTKGWLGFGVLPYSFRGDARWLPALQWERDAAPTQQDLKAAFESFVAANRARQLEEDRRLAYVAVTRARDHLLLTGASWSGTKRPRERSVFLNEIAAALRVELPDDVPGENPYLGERRMLQWPIDPLGARREVVERAAAAVEAAIARPRVAPDRDVALLLAERDERQRPPTESAPTRIAASRYKEFVSDYAGTVGRIARPLPERPFRQTRLGTLFHAWVEQRSGRVGTAGSLDDALWELDEDAPDTTASAEDAAVLATLQANFASSEWGALSPIEVETEIDFTVTDEPGIGLDARPHVIICKLDAVYRRSDRGGRIEIVDWKTGAPPRTDAERDERMLQLQLYRHAYHAMHGVPLEEIDVALYYVAADLVLRG, encoded by the coding sequence GTGACGGCATCGCTTTCGGTGGCCACGCTCTCGGCGGAGGTCATCGCCGCAGCGCTGGGTCAGTTCCCCCCGACCGGCGAGCAGACCGAGGTGATCGAGGCGCCGCTGGAGCCCGCGCTCGTGGTCGCCGGGGCCGGAAGCGGCAAGACCGAGACCATGGCCGCCCGGGTGGTCTGGCTCGTGGCGAACCGGATCGTGCGCCGTGACGAGGTGTTGGGGCTGACCTTCACCCGCAAGGCCGCCGGCGAACTCGCGGAGCGGATCCAGCGCCGTCTGCAGCGGCTGGCCGAGTTCGAGCGCCGCGGACTTCTCGCTGCGCTTCCCGTCCTGCACGCCGAAGGCCGCCTGGACGTGTTCGGCGAGCTGGAACGCGGCGGCGGCGACGGCGTGAAGGCATCCTCGGCCCGCGCGGCGGCGATGGACGCGCTGGCTGCCGAGGTCGGCGCGGTCGGCGAGGCTCCCGACGACGACGCGCTCCTGCACCGTCCGACGGTCGCGACCTACAACAGCTTCGCCGATCAGATCGTCCGCGAGCACGCCGTCCGGATCGGCCGCGACCCGGAGGCGGTCATCCTCTCGGAGTCCGCGGCCTGGCTGCTCATGCGCCGGGTGGTCTTCGGCTCCGACGACCCGCGACTGGAGACCCGCGGCGAGGCGGTACGCAGCATCGTCGATGCGGCGTTGCGGATCGCACGGGACGGTGTCGACAACCTCGTCTCGTTCGAAGAGCTCGCCGCGTTCCCGGAGCGATTCGATGACGTGCTCGAGCGGCCCTCGGTCCGCAAAGGCACGGTCGTCTACAGCGATGTCGCCGACGCCGCGGAGAAGGTCGGCGCCCTCGGCCTGCTCGCGGACCTGGCCCGCGCCTACGCCGCCGAGAAGCGCCGGATCGGCGTGCTGGATTTCTCCGACCAGGTCGCCGGAGCACTGGAAGTGGTCCGCACGCACCCGGTCGTGGCCGAAGAGCTCCAGGAGCGCTTCCGCGTGGTCCTGCTGGACGAGTACCAGGACACCTCCGTCGTGCAGACCGACCTGCTGGCCGAGCTGTTCGCAGGTACCGCCGTGATGGCGGTCGGTGACCCGAACCAGGCCATCTACGGATGGCGCGGTGCCAGCGCCGGGAACCTGGGCGGCTTCGCCGGGTCGTTCTCGCCGGGGCGGGAGTGCGCACAGTTCTCGCTGCTGACGAGCTGGCGCAACAGCGCCGGCGTGCTGAGCGCCGCGAACGCGGTGCTCGCGCCGCTGGCCACTCGCGCCGCCGTCGTCGTGGAGGAGCTGCGCGCGCGTCCCGGCGCCCCGGCCGGTGCCGTCGACCTGGTCTTCGAAGCCGACCTGGACACCGAGGCGGACCGCGTCGCGGCGTGGTTTGCGCGGGTGCGGGACGAGCGCGCCGCGGCCGGCAGATCGAGCACCGGCGCGGTCCTTTTCCGCAGCAAGAAGCACATGGTGCGTTTCGGCGACGCCCTCGGCCGCCGCGGCATCCCGCATCGCATCCTGGGACTGGGCGGACTGCTGTCCACACCGGAAGTCGTCGACGTGGTGTGCGCCCTGCGCGTGCTGAGCGATCCTGCCGCCGGCTCCGCGTTGATCCGCCTGCTGGCCGGGCCGCGCTGGGCGATCGGGCTTCCCGACCTTCGTGAGCTCGCCGCGCTGGCCCGGCGCATCGCGCGGCACGACGCGGCGCTGCAGCCGCTGGCACCCGAGGTCGTGGAACGCATCCGCGGCAGCGCCGGGGACGACGAGGGCTCGCTGGTGGACGCGCTCGATTTCGTGCTGCGTCACAGGGCCGATCACGGCTGGCTGAGCGCATTCACTCCCGAGGCCAGGGAGCGGCTGCGCGAGGCGGGCGCGGTCTTCGCGGGCCTGCGCAGGGCGGTGGGGATGCCGATGCCCGACCTCGTGCGCCTGATCGAGCTGGAGCTGCGCCTGGATGTGGAACTGGCGGCGAACGAGTCGCGCGGACCGGCTCGGATCGCCTCGGCGCAGCTGCGCGCGTTCGTCGACGAGCTGCACGCGTTCCTGGCCGCCGACGAGTCGGGGTCGATCTCGAGTCTGCTGGCCTGGCTGGACCACGCGGAGCAGCTGGACGAGTTCGCGCCGCGGACCGAGCCGCCCGAGGACGATGTCGTGCAGCTGCTCACGATCCACGGCTCGAAGGGGCTGGAGTGGGATGCGGTGGCGGTGGTGCGTCTGGTCAAGGACGAGTTGCCGAGTGCGCCGCGGGACACGAAGGGGTGGCTCGGCTTCGGGGTCCTGCCGTACTCCTTCCGCGGCGATGCGCGGTGGCTGCCGGCGCTGCAGTGGGAACGGGACGCGGCACCGACGCAGCAGGACCTGAAGGCCGCGTTCGAGTCGTTCGTGGCGGCCAACCGCGCCCGACAGCTCGAGGAGGATCGCCGGCTGGCGTATGTCGCGGTCACCCGCGCCCGCGATCACCTGCTGCTGACCGGCGCGAGCTGGTCAGGGACCAAGCGGCCGCGCGAGCGCAGCGTGTTCCTGAACGAGATCGCGGCGGCGCTGCGCGTCGAACTGCCCGACGACGTCCCCGGCGAGAACCCGTACCTGGGGGAGCGACGCATGCTGCAGTGGCCGATCGACCCGCTGGGTGCACGGCGCGAGGTCGTCGAACGAGCGGCGGCGGCGGTCGAGGCGGCGATCGCCCGCCCTCGGGTCGCACCCGATCGCGACGTCGCGCTGCTGCTCGCGGAACGCGACGAGCGACAGCGTCCCCCCACCGAGAGTGCGCCGACACGCATCGCCGCGTCGCGCTACAAGGAGTTCGTGTCCGACTACGCCGGCACCGTCGGACGCATCGCGCGACCGCTGCCGGAGCGACCGTTCCGTCAGACCCGGCTGGGGACCCTCTTCCACGCCTGGGTGGAGCAGCGCTCGGGTCGCGTCGGCACGGCCGGGTCCCTCGACGACGCTCTGTGGGAACTGGACGAGGACGCACCGGATACGACCGCCTCCGCCGAGGATGCCGCCGTGCTCGCCACGCTGCAGGCGAACTTCGCCTCCTCCGAATGGGGAGCGCTGAGCCCGATCGAAGTCGAGACGGAGATCGATTTCACCGTCACGGACGAGCCGGGGATCGGCCTGGACGCACGACCGCACGTCATCATCTGCAAGCTGGATGCCGTCTACCGGCGCAGCGACCGGGGCGGGCGGATCGAGATCGTGGACTGGAAGACCGGCGCGCCGCCGCGGACCGACGCGGAGCGCGACGAGCGGATGCTGCAGCTGCAGCTGTATCGGCACGCCTACCACGCGATGCACGGTGTGCCTCTGGAGGAGATCGACGTGGCGCTGTACTACGTCGCCGCGGACCTGGTGCTGCGCGGCTGA